From one Heterodontus francisci isolate sHetFra1 chromosome 17, sHetFra1.hap1, whole genome shotgun sequence genomic stretch:
- the LOC137378623 gene encoding probable G-protein coupled receptor 139: MKYPFNSVPTLADVEFIYCPVLGAIGVPINLLAIVVLSRGNCGLSKCVTHYLVAMAAADLLFVMTDVILRWLIIYFPVSFLDITPVCSFVTLLRFAATEISVWFTVAFTFDRFVAICCQKLKTKYCTEKTARVIIGAVPVLSCLECIPWFFKFKAQYIFNNLEWFCITKPEYYTSIFWAAYEIFHRLLTPVLPFVLILLLNTLTVRHILIASRARRRLQADSDRESPSDPEMDKRRISIILLFTISGSFIVLWTTYVTCFLYQRIAFMSDSYTPLPTAGTIGYLLQLLSTCTNTCIYTVTQRKFRDQMKKVVKYPFTVILRSIKQ; this comes from the exons ATGAAATATCCATTCAATTCGGTACCAACACTCGCTGATGttgagttcatttactgtcctgtTCTTGGGGCCATCGGAGTTCCCA TTAACTTGCTAGCGATTGTGGTCCTGTCTCGGGGAaactgcggtctctccaaatgtgtcactcattacCTGGTAGCCATGGCAGCGGCCGATCTCCTGTTTGTCATGACTGATGTGATCCTGAGGTGGCTTATTATTTATTTCCCAGTTTCTTTCCTGGATATTACTCCTGTATGTAGTTTCGTAACACTGCTCAGGTTTGCTGCCACAGAGATTTCTGTCTGGTTTacagttgctttcacctttgatcgatttgtggccatttgttgccagaagctgaaaacaaaatattgcactgagaaaactgcaaggGTGATAATTGGAGCTGTGCCTGTGCTGAGCTGTTTGGAATGTATTCCTTGGTTCTTCAAATTTAAAGCTCAGTACATCTTCAATAACCTGGAATGGTTTTGCATTACAAAACCAGAGTATTACACTTCAATCTTCTGGGCAGCTTACGAGATTTTTCATCGCCTTCTAACCCCTGTGCTCCCGTTCGTTTTGATTCTGCTCCTCAACActctgaccgtcagacacattttaatagCTAGTAGAGCCCGCCGGAGACTCCaggcagacagtgatagagagagtcccaGTGACCCTGAGATGGACAAACGCAGAatatccatcattttactcttcactatcTCAGGCAGTTTTATTGTTTTATGGACGACCTATGTTACGTGTTTCCTGTATCAGCGAATTGCATTCATGTCTGATTCCTATACCCCTTTACCCACCGCAGGTACTATCGGATACCTGCTCCAGCTCCTCAgtacctgcacaaacacttgtatctacacAGTGACTCAGAGAAAATTCCGAGACCAGATGAAAAAGGTTGTGAAATATCCTTTCACTGTGATTCTCAGATCCATTAAACAGTGA